A segment of the Capra hircus breed San Clemente chromosome 19, ASM170441v1, whole genome shotgun sequence genome:
cacggatccAGGGGAGATGGGGCTGGAAGATATGGCTGAGAGGTGGAGGAgcggctgggggttggggggagaggcCCTTCTCTGGGCAGGGCAGGCTCCTCAGGGGTTTAAGAGCTGAAGTAAACtgtggagagggaaagagaaggaagaagacggagaagggaggaagagaaagagagaaagcagtgtgtcagcccagccctgctcccaccttccccacctcccagctAGGTGACATCCCTTCCCCTCTTGGCCTCaggttcttcatctgtaaagcaaGGAGTCTACACAGATTGGTTCCCAGGTCTCCTCAACTCCATGGTATGGCCTTGGGGCCACAGATCCCTAATCCTCTGAGACCACAGCTCTCAAACAATGGGGTGGTTTGCTTCCCAGCTGTTTCTCAAGCCCCTCAGTCTCTGCTGCTCTCCCACTCCCCAATTCCAGGTTCCCAGTCTATTATGCTCTTAGGCCTAACAGGGCCTCAAGGGCGCCTTGGGGATCCACCAGCTTTCCTGTttttgaaaatcttaacagaAATGGCCCAGAATCAGGCAAAGTGCAAGCTAAACAACTTCAAGGTTTGGGGCTCTAGATGAATCAGAACTGCTACTGGCAACCATATATACTTTTTCCTAAATACTAAAATCTAGGTTAATGACCTTCAAAACCCAGAAACCGCAGGGGAACCCTCTTCATGAAAGGGCCCTAGCCACTCCCACCCTACTCACCGATGATGATAATGAGGATGATGGCGCAAATCACTCCCAGGATGATCATCAtctgggggtgagggggaggcTCAGTGAGACAGACCAGGATACTCCCATtcaccccccacctcctccctgtcctcccgCCTGCCTCCACCCTTACCTTGAGGTTTTTCCACCAGTATTTGCGCTTGAGCTTGGCTGCACTAGTTTCAAACTGGGAGGCCCCCGCCTGGAGGGCGTCGGCACGGTCGTCCAGCTCCGACAGCTTCTGGTCCCGCTCCAAAACCTTGTCTACGTTCACCCTCATGATGTCCACCACCTGAGGGAAGGCCCACAAGGCAGCGGTGTGTGTGCCAAGGCCCATCTCAAAGGGCACTCCTCCACCCACCATGAGCTCACACAGGGAACAGGCATCATGTGGCCTGGCTAACATGCCAAGGACATATACAGAACATGCCTAGCACACCAGAGAAATGCAAGCAGCACACAGCAGGGGCATGTGGTATCAACACTGCTCAGATGTCACAGCACCACCCTCTATTTACCGAGCCTCAAGCAGCCTTCCGTTCACCAGAGCATCCACCCAGGGTGAAACACCTCAGGTTAGCCAGGCCAACATCCCCACGGGCCCTCCCGTACTTACACGCTGACGAGGACGGGCCATGGTATATTTTCGTACCCAAACATGAACTGCCATCACCCCCCAACCCAAGATGGACCCCCGTATCTGTTTGTCAACCCTCAGGGTCCTTCCCACTGTTTCTGacaccaccacctccactcaCCTCATCCACCTGGGCCTGGGTCTGCTGCAGTCTCCTGTTACTAGTGAGGTTTGGagggggcgcaggagggcctccctccccagccgGGGCGGCAGGGGGGGCGGTGGCAGCGGTAGCCGACCTGAGGGGCAGGGACGGATTAAGAACCAAGGCCTGCAGCCCTTGGCCCCGCAGCCAGGGCTCCGCCCATCCGCCTGTCCCTCCATccgtccctcccttccttcttgccGGGTAGAAAGCCACTCGATGCGAGCCCTGGCCTCCGTCCGGCCCCGCGGGCGAGCTGCTGCGTGACCTTGAGGGAGGCCCCCTCCCCctcgggcctcagtttccccgccTGTCAAATGAGGGCGACCTCACAGACACGGTCTGGGGTGGACCCAGCAGCGATGACAGAGGCGGAGCGGCCAGATGGGGAGTCCGCTCCCTCTCGCGGTCAGCCTCCGCGCGGCCAGCCCGGGACGCGGGGCTCTCCTAATGCCCGCGCGCAGTCACAGGCGCCGGCCTGGTCTCGGGACGCGGGGCGCGTGGGGGACGCGAGTCGAACCCTGAGCCCTCCCCAGGCCTGGGCCTAAGGGCGGCGGCCAGTGCCGGCCAGCCGGTGCAGGTGCGGGCGCCGACTCACATGGCGGGGGCAGCGGGCGGAGGACTTGGCAGCGGCAGTGATGGCGGCGGCAGCGGAGGCTCGAGCTGGCTCCGACTGGCGCTGGCTGCCCGGGACGGGAAGATGGCGGCTGCGCGTCACCCACATCCGGGCActgcgggcgggggcggggcgcggcgggcCACTAGTCGGCCGCCGGGCCGCGGGGGCGGGGCGCCGAGGGCGGGGATCGCGGCCTGCCAGGTGGCGGGTCCGGCGCCGCAGGGCCCCAGCCTCTCCCTCGCTGCCTGCGAACCTTGAGCCTGGTGGCAGGGCTCCCTACACCCACCACTAGCCCACCGGGTCTGACCCCAGCCCTCCCCGAGGTCCTCGCcgtccccctgcccccactgccTGGCCCTTAAGGCGCCCTTCAGCCCCAAACACCCTCCTCCTCGGTGAAAGCCGTCAACCTGTCCGCACCCCACGCagccccaggtcccagcctgctCCCACGTCCCAGTGCGGGTTGAGCAGCCTTGAGCATTTGGAAGGAGCAGGGGGGTTGGAAATCAGAAGGAGCAAGTGCAGGTCGGAGGCAGTGTGAATAGCTGGGATCCTGGGAGTGGTGGGAATTGATCCTCAACCCTCTGCCTTGCGAGTGGATATCCAAAAGGAGGTCTGGGAACCGTGATAGCAACCCCCTCCTCGCAACGGAGGTTCAGACCAGGGTTCCTTGGCAGGCGAGGCCTGACTGAGGTGGGGCAAGCTTGGGAACCCGGGAGGAGGGCACTACGCTGCCCTGTGGGGCCGCTTCATGTGGTGGCTTCAGACTGGCCGAAACCTAGCTCTGACCCAGAGTTGAGTAGCTACCCTGGCAGCCGGAAGAGGGCTCAACCTCTGATCCCAGGCACAGGGCTAAAGGACAAGGCTTacgcattttattttattttttaaatttatttatttattcatcttggCTGCCTCAGGggttagttgtggcacatgagcttagttgctctgcagcatgtgggatcttagttcccagaccagggattaaacatgcgtcccttgcattgcaaggcacattctcaaccactggaccaccagggaagtccccgcattttattttgttttgttttgttttggcttttctttAGCGGGAAGGAGAGTAAGTGGGCAAGGGCGGCACCTGCGGTACGCAGGGACTTGGTACTACTTTACCTAAGGATTAGCCTCATGCGTGTGACATAACAGCTCCTGTCCTACCTCTAGACCCAAAATGTATTAGGTGTGTCGAGTCTATACCTATATTTGTTAAACGTCTAGATGTAAGACATGGTAGGGAATTATCCACAGCCCTTTCCACACCTGGTCTCTGTTTAGGTCCTCTAAACTGGCCCAGCATCTCTCACCCATCCACCGTGCTCTTTCCAGCAGGAGTGGCCCCCTCAGGAAGGAGACGATGGGTGTAAATGAGCTGCCTGTCCGGTGGGTTGTGGCAAGCCTCAAGAGTGAAGAATGAGGCCCAGTGGCCCTGTTATAGAAACCGTGGCGAAGGCAAGAGACAAGCAAAACTCGGAGATGTGGAACAGCAAGGTTTATTCCGCACTGGTGCAGGCACAGCGGAGTTGCCTCCCGAGGCTGAGCACCTGGGCTTTGTTCTGGGTATCTTTTATATGGCGCAGGCTTATGGGTCCTAGTGACTTTCCTGCCTAAGCAGTTTGGGGGACACAATAAGCAAGCCGGTTCACAGAAGCAGAGGTGGTGAGCAGCAATAAGCAGGCCGGTTTACCAAAGCAGAAGTGGTGAGCAGTGAGCATAGCAGTAAATTTAAGCAgctattttagtttattttttctctcctcttcattCCTCCCTCTTGATACTCAGGGTGCATCTGCAGCCTCAGAGAATATCATCATCTGCTCACTGCTGGTATCCTCTTATATGTAGTAATTGAGTGGTCATCTTTCTTTCAACACCTGTCTCTAGGAAACTTTTTACAGTGCTGACTAGGAGGGGCATGAGATGAGGAATAAGCACGCATCCAGCAAGCATGACCATGACTACCCCGATAATTGTCTTAATTTCTTCTAGCCAAGAGAACCATCCTCCAAAGAGGCTGTTTATGTCCCATCCCTTCCAGTTCTGAACGGGGACATGGGCAGTCTTTCTGATATTTTTAGCTATGTCTGTTTAGGCCTTTCCATTTAACCATCTCTTTAACTCCTTCCTTCCTAGCCTTGTCCTGTTTCCTGCCCCCATCTGACATCCCAGAATGAGTCTGTTGAGTCCAGCAGGCCATCTGTCTTGGGATGCCATAGCACGTTAGGCCTTTCACACTGCGGGCTTTAATTATTCCCTTCCAGTAATGTTTCCCTTCCCTAGTGCATGGAGAAGCTGAACTATCATGTGGCCGGTTGGTATGTATAGTAAGTGAATCAGTGGACCCGTTTCTCATGGTAGAAAGATTCCATACATTCACAATAGTCATCCTGACGCTCAGATGAGGAGGGGATTTTACAAATTAACAGAACT
Coding sequences within it:
- the VAMP2 gene encoding vesicle-associated membrane protein 2, producing the protein MSATAATAPPAAPAGEGGPPAPPPNLTSNRRLQQTQAQVDEVVDIMRVNVDKVLERDQKLSELDDRADALQAGASQFETSAAKLKRKYWWKNLKMMIILGVICAIILIIIIVYFSS